AGAATCTCAAACAAAGCCATTAGAAGGGCACTAATCTAACGAGATATCTATGAGAGTCTTAGCGTGAAGAAGCTTGACTGCAGGAAGAGTCTAAAGACCTAAGCTAACAATTAGAAGAAAATGGGGTGAAACAAAACTTGGGAATGCAGCTATTGCAAAAATTGTCTCAGCCTAAGAGAATGTAAGCGACTGTATGGAGAGGAACAAAAAACATTAATAAATTGAAAGTCAGTAGTTTGTAGGACAAACTTGTGTATGATTAACAAGATAGCCATTAGCTATCAGGAAGAATAAAGTTCATACCACAGCAAGCGCTAAATTTCCAGGGGAAATTGCCACCCCATAGCACGAGTCTGACACCGAAGGATGCTGCCCAAAAAAGAATAAATGTTGTTTAGATATCATAGAAGCTCAATACTGATGTCTAAAAATCAAGAAACATTTTGGTCAGCAGTAAACATATtagaaaaaaatagaggaaaatGCATACATCAGAGAAGCTTCTGGTTCCAAGATTATTTGGTGGAATAGAGACTTCAGACAGAGCACCCTTGTGATATATCCATCCATGCAGTGAATTATCCTACATTAACAACGAAATATCAATCACTAATGTCAAAAAAATACAATGTCAAGAAACAAACAATTGCCCGAAGACAGCTCTCCTACGGTCCTACCATTCAGTAGTATCTAGTATCTAGATAGTCGACTGGGAAACCTTAACTTCTATGACAAACTGAACATCATCCCTTTTATAGTAATATATCCGTGGAAGTTAACACAAGAAGCATAAGGTTTAATGAAAAGAATTTCATAAGATATTGTTGGTGCTTTGGTTAATACATTGATTACCAAGAAAGATCATGCAAAACGAAAACCCCCTACAAGGCCACATGCATATAACAAACTAATGGGCAAAATGGTACTGTATGTAATAGATATGCTAGAGAAATTGCACTGACctaacaccccccccccccccccctccccaaCATAGGTAAGTCCTTTCCAACTCCCAAGTTCATGCGATATCAAATTACCAATAACTTAAAACTTGAAGTTTAATACTTCCTTCcgtttctttttagttgctacACTTTGACTCTATACTATCCACATACTCAGTGACTAATTTTTGTGATTCATACGGgattaaaaaatatagtcatgtagaATCTTGCTACATTCCTCTCAATGTCTATTTTCAAAATATACATTTCTTGTAAATTATACTTACTGGTAATTACAGATAATAATGGTTGAAAttatgcattggcatgcgtgaatgTTACAGCATAACACCTATTTTgtaacagaggaagtataactTACAAGTGACtcaaccaaacaatatttttctaTGCTTCTATGGACCTTTGAGTTCCAACGATTACATAAACAAAGTCTCGTACCAAACACGTACCAAATTTTATCACAAGTATTGAACATCATATATGTTTCTCGAAATGATTCTAGGATCATTTGatgattttaagaaaaatgaattaaaaaaaagactTCCTGAATAGAAAAACCTTATCATAAGCATTTACCTGGCTGCAACTATATAAACAATGTCCATCAAAAGCCCAAGCCAAACCTGTGACCTGAAAATTGTACAGCATGAGTTACCTTCTTTCTTTAATATTGGTGTAAGTCGATAAAGGAATTAAACTTACAGCTTGGATATGAGCATCATACGATCCAACTTTATTTGATTTCTTGGTCTTTGTATTACATGTCCATACTTCAAAAGATCCAGATCCTTTCCCGACAGCTAACTGAATCATCCGTGGAGATTGAACTGGAACACACAGAGAAATTGCAGACACTAGGACATTATTGCCAACCGTAACCTATTAGAAGAGAAGAATTTAGTCAGCGAGAGCTCAAGATACAGCTACATTAAAGATCACCAACTTTATAAAAAAAGTGAAACGTACCTCATTAAATAGAGAGAAGGGAGCCTTGCCAGTTTCGGACAAATTTTTTAGATCACAAACATGTGCACGCCAGATCTTTACACTGAAAAGCCATCAAGTTTGCTCATCACATTTAAGCAATGCAAGTAGCATAATCACAGAGAAAACAGAACCCACCTGCCATCACAACAACCAGAAGCCAATAGAACACGCGGATTTGAATCAGAGGCAAGAAAGCCCCAGCACAATGCAGTGACCCATGCATCATGAGCATGAACAATTCCTATAATATTCATGTTTATTGGATCATTACTATGCTCAACAGAGTAGTATTCTGGTCTTTGAGTCTTCCAGATTGAAATACTTCCGGACTTTGTTCCAACAGCTAGTAAACAAGAATAATCGCATGCTTTCTGGGTATCTGTTGCAGACAACTGCAGCTGCGGCGACCATGCAACGACAAGTGACGACAGCATTGAAGAGCGTAAAGCATACTGATAAGCAGTCAAAAGATGTTTGGAATCGTTATTGGGAGCCCTTGTAACGAAAAAATTTCGATTCTTGGCTGCAGAAGCCTTTTGAGAAGAGTTATTTACTTTCCTATTGCCACTTCCTTTTACCACCACCTGCCAAAACATTGATGGTCATCATTAGCCGCAAAATAAACACCTAAAGATGGAAGCTAATATAAACATACAAAGCTAAGACTTATTTCAAATTTACAAGGGAGTTGGGACCTTTGACAAGAATGGTAAACCACACTTGCAAATTTGCCACCGCAGATTAATAAGGTCCTGTAtttcttctctttttttctCGTTGTAAGAGAGGTTTAAGACCTACCAGGGATAACTGAACGTATCCAACTTTCAAGAAGGCAAATCATCATTAAAAATTAGTGAAGCAATTAGTCGATTTTTTGGTTAAAATTGGGTCAGATGCCGTGACACCATCTTGTATCCAAACTCCATGCTAATATGTAAAATCAAAGCGGATTTGAGACAGGTAGAAGGAAAACTATACCTCTGGTGAATCCTGCACATGTAACTGGACAACAGTAACTTTCCATGATTTTTCTTCTGCAATCCACAAGGGTGCCAACCTAACATCACTAGTATTTAATTCCACGGCCTCAGCATCTCCTGATCAAGAAGCAGTAAAGAAAACTTGAAAGTTATTTCAGTTAATATGAAGTATAACAGCTGCAAAATAATGATATTTGGATTGCATGAAgtcaaataaatttaattaaaaaaggcAGGTTAATTGCACTCTCCAGTCTTCTTCTCAGCATATCCTCAACACTAGCTAGTCTAGCTTATCCATATACCTCATAGAAAGTATAAAGAAGTAATCTTGTCCAATCCATCATGTTTCTGAATTCTGAGTACTGTATGAACTGTAATTACATCTCTCCTTCAGGAGAATATATTGCTAAAATACATTAATTCAGAATTTCAGATCCACCATTAATATTCTTCCTCTAGACAATTACTTATAATCTCATACCTGTGAAGTCTAAGATATACTCTTCTGAGAATATCACAGGAAACACTTCCACTATTTATAGAAGTAGATACATGGTAAATAAAACATCCAATAACTCATTAAAATTGACCTGAAGAGTAGTAGAGTACTAAATCCATCAATACAGAGTGAacgtttaaattaattcaaatcaTAAACGTACCACTGAATTTGACCAGTGCGGCTTTATTAGAGAAATCCACAAAAACTCCTTCAAGCCAcctgcaaaaattataaaacttgagcattttgtttaagTTTCATGGATTCACGGAGACAATAGTGAGATACGATGAGATGAGGGATATGTATGGACTCAGGACAACATCTATATGAATAAAACATTATCAACGTTTATAGTTCACGTACTGAATCAATAGACAAAACACtgtaacaaataaataaaatttcggACTTACTTTATGGAATAAATAAACTGAATAATTCATGACTGTTATAGGATTATTTTTTACTATGGTGTGTGACTGTgtgtagcaataaaaaaatcgTGAGCCAATATCATAGTTACGCCCAAttctttttggttgaatttcagGACTTTTTAGTTCAATTCAGTAGCGTTCAATGCAGTAGCGTTCAATTCAGTttaattacttattacttattgttcattacttattacttacTATTATCTACTCCAAGGCAAGACATGCCACACCGACATGTGTCGCCCTTTTCTCAATATGACAAGGCACCACAAATATGGTAAGTTCACTTAAATTCAGTCACTACATAGAAAAAGGTTAAGAGccacattttttttattgttggtCAGATAGTATCCGGGAGAGCAATATGCATATGAATAAATAGCAGACATAACAGAGCCAATCTAATATTACCTATCTTCACTCCAGGCTTCAACTAGTTGCCCAGATTTTAGAATTTGACCCACTTCATGCTCGGCCAACAATATATGTTCAGGGAGATGACCCACATCCATAAAAGGACGAATTTCAGGGACACTGCAGTTCCTATCAGCTGCAGGCACACCCGGATTAATGGGTTGGTTGGGCAAATCACTTACAGAATCCATCCTGAGCCACTGTGGTTCTCCTAAGGTGAAGCAATACAGCATTGAGATTCTAGGATAACATATGAAAATTATTCAGCTTAAAAAAATAGATGTTTAACTGTGTAGATACAGAAAATTGCAAGGGGGGAAAAAACATACCAGTTGCACCTCTTTCATGAAGGTGGACAAGGGCCATTGGACCTTCTAAACGCTGCAATGTGCCAGCAACCCAGACATTCTGTCCACCATCCATTTTGAAGAcctacaaatttcaagatctgCATGTAAGCACTGAGAAGTTTCAATAGGTAAGAAGATAATTTATGCAAGGAAAATCAGCAATGAAAATGCTTGTGAACCTCCACTGAGGTACCCTCTTGCGTAATTGCACTTGGAAAAACGACTGACTCTGTCACGACTTTCATCGTATGAATGTCACAAAGAGAGTCTGCATTTGTGACATCAACTTTACCAGGATGGTTGAAGTCCTTGCTGCAGTAAAGCATCCAATCAATAAAGGACAAAAAGGCTAGGCACTTGTGGAGGAAAGTTATTATAAAACGTGACATATAAAACAAGTTTGCCCTGCATGAAAGTAGTCTAAGAACAGAAATGAAGAGGAAAAGTAGAGCCGAGTAATTGAGAAAAGAAACACCACACCAGATAAGAGAGAAAAGGCACATACTCCCTTTTTCGTTTATGGTTTTTTGAGGTGAGATCTATTTTATCCGCAGCAGTAATATTTTCGGTTCTGATTTGACCAGCTGAATCCTAGTCAGCATGATGAAGAAGTACACATCAAAAAATTATGATGAATTTGATTCCAAAACTAATGAAGGGGACATGATGAAACAAAAACTGACTAACTCACATCAAACACTGCCGATAAGGGAGCTTCAGGCTCCCCGtaattgatcttagaaaaaTACCCATGCAGCATGTCTGagatatccattacctagggtAAAAACATCACAGATGATGAATGCACTTGTGTTAAGAGTTAAGAACATTTGAGCATTCAAAACAAGGTAAAATGTaaacataaaattaaattataccACTACAAATTACGAAGTAAAAACTAATGCTACTATGTATAGAAAAAAGTAAAGTACATGTAATAAACTAAtactataataaaaaaaaaattgatttaaaataataattctaatGAAGGTCCATACTCCATAGTCCATGCCTCATACCATGAATTTTATTAACCCAACTGGTAAAATACAAGCACTCGTATAGTCGTATGATAGTCCTGTTCGAGAAATTAATCCTTTTGCTGTTTGACACCCTAAAAAGGACACACATAccctttcaaaattcaaagtgaTTAGTTGCATACCTCTATCCATTCAGCTTGGAACTCACAATATGGTTGGCGGTAAACTTTCACGTGCCCTTCAGCAGAGCAAACAGCAAGCAAGCACCTGGGACATGATAAAATAAACTGTCAGCATACATATGATATCACATTACTCAGGATGAAAAATCTCAGCAGCATACATTTTCAATTTTAGGATGCCGATAAGAACATAACCCAAAATGACAAACTTAAAATGTGATGGAACTTCTTTCATACCCGTTGTGAGGAGTGAATCCAACAGGTGACCATGAAAGTGATCGAACACAAGGCTGACGATCTCGTGACAGACGAGTGGGCAGTAAACAACCAGCGAACAAATCTGCAAATTTTTGTGAGATTACTTGTAACACTAATGTCAAAAGACTCAAAACAGTAAATTTCCCAGTGAAAGTGGCATGGCAttgttcttcaaattcaaaatcaaacactcaaaTTATCATACATTGATCAGAAAGTTATGACTTTTAGAGTGACAAAGATCCAAGCCAGTAGATTCGTCAAAGCTCAGCTTGAGATAACAGTAAATTCCCCCATGAAAATGGCATTGCAttattcttcaaattcaaaatcaaaaacttGAATTATCATACACTGATCAGAAAGTAATGATTTTTAGAGTGACAACAATCCAAGCCATCAGATTGGTGAAAGCTCAGCGTGATATATTCATGATTGGAGCTGAACAAACCTAGGCTCAGCTAAAAAACTTGTGAATACAACCTATTTTTATTTCAATGTTATAATTTAACATAAGACACCTTTTTAACTAAACTTAAATCAATGCTCACTTCACTTCAACTTGTTACTTGAGCTCCAGAGCCTCAAGTTTAGAGCAAGTCGAGCAAAGCCGGAAATATCCAAGCTCGACAAGCTCAATCTCAGGTGAATCAGGTCTATACTGTTGTTGATCGAGCTGGATGAAGCCCGGCTCTATGGCACCCAATAGCATAATTTAAGTGCTTAGACTAACTTAGTTGCATCAATTTTTAAAAAACAACTCTAAAATCATCAAATAACTAGccatattattgttttgaagaTTATTAGATAGCATACACTGAtgaattagcatttgaatgtaattgaaAATGTGGTTACCTGCTTTATCAATTACACCAATAGGAAAAGGTCTCCCCGGAGTAAGAATGATCACACCTCGTGGATTCTGAGGATACTCCGGATTCtgaaaaattaaccaaatatcaacaaattcAGAGCTTTTGATAATGATACAATGATATTaatacataattaattaaaaaaaatctgcaaaagtggaaattaaaccaaaattaaaaggCAGAAATAAAAATCATTGAAATAGTTACCATAATAGTCACAATGTCGCCTGATGCGACAGCGATTAAGTTGTCATCCGACCACACGACAGCGTTTGGAAACGACGGCGGGTTTATTAGAGAAGCAACTTGAAACGGCGTCGCCGCTGTTTTCGACATTTGTATTTCCCGTTCCGGCGACAGTGATAACGAGATCGATCTCGGCAAACAAACTGCGTGACTTTGAAAAAATTAACAGTGAAATGGAACCCTAGTTCAATACTTGTCGGGAGTTAAAGAGGGGATGATTTAGGTGTCGTTCTTTTTACCTTACTAGTTTAGGGCTcgtgcaacgcacggctactactaaaacaatttattattttaatagtaactaaaagacttgtgatattaggaaaacatgaaagtaaaaaagATATaggaaaaagtataaattcaaagttgtgtaaaaaaaatattcaaatgaactaaatttgcatattactatacaaagttaaaaattatagtctacttgtatgtagaacgatctaacaaAGTTAACCAAACTCGAAagactcaagactaattttcgaaaagacccgagcataaccgaattagtcaaatacaacatattttgtattgagtaaaatcttgataaatagaCTTATAATGTTAATccacttaccatgtattattatttttatatttgttatcaGATTAAcaagttataataatacattaataaaattatactccgtatcataaaggaaaaaataatattgatttagctttcctccaataatatattatgcactacacatctatggtaattaaaatatgtttttatcttagtttccaaaaaaaaacataatgtaatttatttattttaaagtaaaataataaaaaatattttggcgggaaaaaatcgcaccagtaattgacacgtgtcattcctggtgtctctttttttagtatatagtaaataGAGGAATATTCTTgcgtggacctggtccacaataatattagtgtggacccaAAACCAATAGTTTTCACTAGCACCTTTTTACACTCATAGTGACCTTTATTgtttatatagtaactataataaattaaacaccaatgTTTGTAgacatagtaaccattttttaaagcatagtaaccctatatttttaaaagcgaattatgacttaaaatcacattatttaaGCACAACATGTATCAACGACACTAATTAGATATTTTTTCccataataatcctaataaaatgccaaaataaattaggtACAAATTGTTAACTTTATTTTAAGAcatggtccacaataaatttagtgtggaccaagtccatttaagaattaTACGTAAAtagatagatttttttttagattttataattttGGCAATAAAAATATGGGTTTTTTAATTGAAGCTCGCCTTCGCTAATAACACCCACGTATTTATAATAAAAAAGACATTGATGCCCTCTAACCCTTCTTCCCCTTCTCCCCCCATCCCTCCCCTTGCTTGCCTCTTTTACTGGACTCCTACTATCGCCGACCAAACTCCGGCCAAAATTTTACATTTCTAAGTACGAATCTATTCATTAAATTAGctaagaaaatagaaaaagaatCAAACTTTTAACACATGCTGGTATTGATTCATAGAAATCGCACCGCATATCATAATTTTACAAATGATTAAAAATAAGAGCAGGTTGACAAAAAAGCATTCATTAACACAAATTACAATTAAATTACATTAACTAGACAAAAATCAAACCCCGTAAAGTTTGATTATGAATCTAAAAAAATTGGACTTAGGGATTGGGCAAATGAAATCAGAATTTTAAGAACGAAAATAGACGATTTAGGAAGAAAAATTACAGATAGTGAAATGTGAAGCGGCAGCGGCGATTAAGTTCCGGCAAATTGAGGGTGTGCGGCGATTCCCCGGCGAAGTAGAACCTCAGTAATGGAGAGAGACTGGAGGGAGAGAGAATGTTACAATTATTTAGAAACAAAGATTATATTTTTAGAAatgcaaatttgtcaaaaaaaaaaaaccgatttcct
This sequence is a window from Spinacia oleracea cultivar Varoflay chromosome 1, BTI_SOV_V1, whole genome shotgun sequence. Protein-coding genes within it:
- the LOC110783918 gene encoding uncharacterized protein produces the protein MSKTAATPFQVASLINPPSFPNAVVWSDDNLIAVASGDIVTIMNPEYPQNPRGVIILTPGRPFPIGVIDKADLFAGCLLPTRLSRDRQPCVRSLSWSPVGFTPHNGCLLAVCSAEGHVKVYRQPYCEFQAEWIEVMDISDMLHGYFSKINYGEPEAPLSAVFDDSAGQIRTENITAADKIDLTSKNHKRKRDKDFNHPGKVDVTNADSLCDIHTMKVVTESVVFPSAITQEGTSVEVFKMDGGQNVWVAGTLQRLEGPMALVHLHERGATGEPQWLRMDSVSDLPNQPINPGVPAADRNCSVPEIRPFMDVGHLPEHILLAEHEVGQILKSGQLVEAWSEDRWLEGVFVDFSNKAALVKFSGDAEAVELNTSDVRLAPLWIAEEKSWKVTVVQLHVQDSPEVVVKGSGNRKVNNSSQKASAAKNRNFFVTRAPNNDSKHLLTAYQYALRSSMLSSLVVAWSPQLQLSATDTQKACDYSCLLAVGTKSGSISIWKTQRPEYYSVEHSNDPINMNIIGIVHAHDAWVTALCWGFLASDSNPRVLLASGCCDGSVKIWRAHVCDLKNLSETGKAPFSLFNEVTVGNNVLVSAISLCVPVQSPRMIQLAVGKGSGSFEVWTCNTKTKKSNKVGSYDAHIQAVTGLAWAFDGHCLYSCSQDNSLHGWIYHKGALSEVSIPPNNLGTRSFSDHPSVSDSCYGVAISPGNLALAVARRFDAGQLDHMYQKRTQRAAVEFFWIGGQQVDFSSTENLELDVEGCSGFSKEDLGYWGSKFLWSLKQYECHTKHLVVWDIVAALSAFKPCAPRFIKHVILRWLALLLNDDNLDPSIENILSEMPKHMLDISSRQLHLVNIFCRRVIPSIESVAGKVCAKPAKLAESYGEEEQWIDIMSKIEKELRERLVGLSLSTVLGLISDQASKVEIGSWNPVGITQMVKWVIQNQDRVSRQLSLFTSEIEGLGARFQTVCDYNAEEERCSLCSAIVPFESPDFASCSSSVEYSDQESTQQQHKLTRCTVSLKVCPLTTLWFCVCCKRRCSNLPPLQLFTINNYPPDFLSFIKPVINNLLPIPLCPYCGISLQRPQPDFLLSISPV